One segment of Strix aluco isolate bStrAlu1 chromosome 17, bStrAlu1.hap1, whole genome shotgun sequence DNA contains the following:
- the LOC141931108 gene encoding uncharacterized protein LOC141931108, which yields MAAPRGEGSPGRELGACGGPWGALRGPPPALLPCSCPCPVLAGYSLLPPPLSLLAPAVSSPYEVPPVLLPGTGLCPPCCRLPLPTEPGRAKAAAARESTGALKAWLARHPRNPYPSKGEKVMLAVVSRMSLTQVSTWFANARRRLKKENKAGWAPRGASDGEDSEGEGALPAAPPSPDPSPMQGGCGGSPGAGPGPGQGKQPQKPKIWSVAAMLASPPGEGRSPPGVPEQG from the exons atgGCAGCTCCTCGGGGTGAGGGGAGCCCAGGCCGAGAGCTGGGAGCCTGCGGGGGGCCCTGGGGAGCTCTGCGGGgcccccctccagccctgctgccctgttCCTGCCCCTGCCCCGTGCTGGCCGGCTACAGTCTGCTGCCGCCCCCCCTGAGCCTCTTGGCGCCCGCG GTCTCATCACCCTACGAGGTGCCGCCAGTGCTGCTGCCCGGCAccgggctctgcccgccctgctGCCGGCTGCCCCTGCCCACGGAGCCGGGGCGGGcaaaggcggcggcggcgcgggagaGCACCGGGGCACTGAAGGCCTGGCTGGCGCGGCACCCCAGGAACCCCTACCCCAGCAAGGGCGAGAAGGTGATGCTGGCCGTGGTCAGCAGGATGAGCCTCACCCAGGTCTCCACGTGGTTCGCCAACGCCCGCCGGCGCCTCAAGAAGGAGAACAAGGCAGGCTGGGCCCCACGCGGCGCCTCGGACGGCGAGGACAGCGAGGGCGAGGgggccctgcccgctgccccccccagccctgaccccagCCCCATGCAGGGTGGGtgcgggggcagccccggggcagggCCAGGCCCTGGGCAGGGCAAGCAGCCCCAGAAACCCAAGATCTGGAGTGTGGCGGCAATGTTGGCGTCTCCCCCTGGTGAGGGCAGGTCCCCCCCGGGGGTGCCGGAGCAGGGGTAG
- the PCIF1 gene encoding mRNA (2'-O-methyladenosine-N(6)-)-methyltransferase, with protein sequence MANENHGSPAEEASLMSHSPGTSNQNQPSSPKPMRLVQDLPDELVQAGWEKCWSKRENRPYYFNRFTNQSLWEMPVLGQHDVISDPLGLNAAPMPLEGGMVDTSVESKQRKRRFSEEVPPSGNSVKKPKADVPGNPAAQPVPSSPSIPGTSVLKAWCVSPEDKQQAALLRPTEVYWDLDIQTNAVIKQRAPSEVLSPHPEVELLRSQLILKLRQHYRELCQQREGIDPPRESFNRWMLERKVVDKGTDPLLPSDCEPVVSPSMFREIMNDIPIRLSRIKFREEAKRLLFKYAEAAKRLIESRSASPDSRKVVKWNVEDTFSWLRRDHSASKEDYMDRLEHLRKQCGPHVSAAAKDSVEGICSKIYYISLEYVKRIREKHLAILKENNISAEIEAPEVQDRLVYCYPVRLAIPSPPLPSVEMHMENNVACVRYKGEMVKVSRNYFSKLWLLYRYSCIDDSGFEKFLPRVWCLLRRYQMMFGVGLYEGTGLQGALPVHVFEALHKLFGVSFECFASPLNCYFKQYCSAFLDTDGYFGSRGPCLDFFPISGSFEANPPFCEELMDAMVSHFEKLLENSSEPLSFIVFIPEWRDPPTPALTRMEQSKFKRHQLILPAFDHEYRSGSQHVCKKEEMYYKAVHNTAVLFLQNGAGFAKWEPTPERLQELVAAYKHSGRTLSSSSSSSSSSSSSSSSSTADKERELGREQSGSRETNPN encoded by the exons ATGGCCAATGAGAATCACGGAAGCCCTGCGGAGGAAGCGTCTCTCATGAGTCACTCACCTGGCACCTCCAACCagaaccagcccagctcccccaaaCCTATGCGACTGGTGCAGGACCTGCCAG ATGAGCTGGTGCAGGCTGGCTGGGAGAAGTGCTGGAGCAAGCGGGAGAATCGCCCTTACTACTTCAATCGCTTCACTAACCAGTCTCTGTGGGAAATGCCTGTTCTGGGCCAGCACGATGTCATT TCAGACCCTCTGGGACTGAATGCAGCTCCAATGCCGCTGGAAGGTGGGATGGTAGATACCTCTGTGGAGAgcaagcagaggaagaggagattcTCTGAGGAGGTTCCACCGAGCGGCAACAGTGTGAAAAAGCCAAAG GCGGACGTCCCAGGGAACCCAGCTGCTCAGCCAGTCCCCAGCTCTCCCAGTATTCCAGGAACCTCCGTTTTGAAGGCATGGTGTGTTTCACCTGAAGATAAacagcaggcagctctcttacgaCCAACCGA AGTATATTGGGACCTGGATATTCAGACAAATGCAGTGATTAAGCAGAGAGCACCATCTGAAGTGCTTTCTCCACACCCCGAGGTGGAGCTGCTTCGATCCCAGCTCATTCTCAAGCTGCGGCAACATTATCGCGAGCTCTGCCAGCAGCGAGAAG GGATTGATCCCCCAAGGGAGTCCTTTAATCGCTGGATGTTGGAGAGGAAGGTGGTTGATAAAGGGACAGATCCTCTTTTACCGAGTGACTGCGAGCCAGTAGTGTCTCCTTCCATGTTCAGAGAGATCATGAATGACATTCCCATCAG GTTATCCAGAATCAAGTTCCGGGAGGAGGCCAAGAGACTGCTCTTTAAGTATGCCGAGGCTGCGAAACGGCTGATTGAATCCAG GAGTGCTTCGCCAGACAGCAGGAAGGTGGTGAAATGGAACGTGGAGGACACCTTCAGCTGGCTGCGACGGGACCATTCTGCCTCGAAGGAGGACTACATG GACCGCCTGGAGCACTTACGCAAACAATGTGGGCCCCACGTCTCTGCTGCAGCAAAGGACTCTGTTGAAGGCATCTGCAGTAAGATTTACTACATATCCCTTGAATACGTCAAGCGGATCCGGGAGAAGCATCTTGCCATACTCAAAGAGAACAATATATCGG CTGAGATAGAAGCTCCTGAAGTCCAGGACAGGCTCGTGTACTGTTACCCAGTGAGACTGGCCATCCCCTCCCCACCACTCCCCAGCGTGGaaatgcacatggaaaacaaTGTGGCGTGTGTGCGGTACAAGGGGGAGATGGTGAAAGTGAGCCGCAACTACTTCAGCAAGCTG TGGCTTCTCTATCGGTACAGTTGCATTGACGACTCGGGCTTTGAAAAGTTTCTGCCCAGGGTTTGGTGCCTTCTCCGCCGATACCAG ATGATGTTCGGTGTGGGTCTGTACGAAGGGACTGGTCTGCAGGGGGCACTTCCCGTGCACGTCTTCGAAGCGCTCCACAAGCTCTTCGGAGTGAGCTTTGAATGCTTTGCCTCGCCCCTGAACTGCTATTTCAAACAGTACTGTTCGGCCTTCTTGGATACAGACGGGTATTTTGGATCCAGGGG CCCGTGCCTGGATTTCTTCCCTATCAGTGGCTCTTTTGAGGCAAATCCTCCGTTCTGCGAGGAGCTGATGGACGCCATGGTCTCTCACTTTGAG AAACTGCTGGAGAACTCCAGTGAGCCGCTCTCCTTTATTGTCTTCATCCCCGAGTGGCGGgaccctcccaccccagccctgaCCCGCATGGAGCAGAGCAAGTTCAAGCGGCACCAGCTCATCCTGCCAGCCTTTGATCACGAATACCGCAGCGGGTCTCAGCACGTCTGCAAAAA AGAGGAGATGTACTACAAGGCCGTGCACAACACGGCCGTGCTCTTCCTGCAGAACGGCGCCGGCTTCGCCAAGTGGGAGCCCACGCCCGAGCGGCTGCAGGAGCTCGTTGCAGCCTACAAGCATTCAGGCCGGACcctcagctcctcctcctcctcctcttcctcgtcctcctcctcgtcctcctcctccacagcagaCAAAGAGCGGGAGCTGGGCCGAGAGCAAAGCGGCAGCCGGGAGACTAACCCCAACTAA
- the LOC141931196 gene encoding E3 ubiquitin-protein ligase RNF182-like yields MAQQDGERVPQTTAPVAPELECKICYSRYDARARRPKLLRCGHRLCAKCLRKMVALGDASPRQLRCPFCRRHSPVPGGDVQRLQDDGEALALLVGRERAKKRGPPRSPEVLLCPSVLEPASGPDCLVVTILEVPEDVAPPEGLGGLEVVRLYRPASLGALPCHGPGQKCRSWGWRAVPRFILGVLCLLYFSSLPFGIYLLLIEHHSLGIVLVSLVPSTLLLCIVYSLCQCLCREVFGFPHS; encoded by the coding sequence ATGGCCCAGCAGGATGGCGAGCGGGTGCCTCAGACGACGGCACCCGTGGCCCCCGAGCTGGAGTGCAAGATCTGCTACAGCCGCTATGACGCCCGCGCCCGCAGACCCAAACTGCTCCGCTGCGGCCACCGCCTCTGCGCCAAGTGCCTGCGCAAGATGGTGGCGCTGGGGGACGCGTCACCTCGCCAACTCCGCTGCCCTTTCTGCCGCCGGCACAGCCCGGTGCCCGGGGGGGACGTGCAGCGGCTGCAGGACGACGGTGAGGCGCTGGCGCTGCTGGTAGGCCGCGAGCGGGCCAAGAAGCGGGGTCCCCCCCGGTCCCCCGAAGTCCTCCTCTGCCCCAGTGTGCTGGAGCCCGCGTCCGGCCCCGACTGCCTGGTCGTCACCATCTTGGAGGTGCCGGAGGACGTGGCCCCGCCGGAGGGCCTGGGCGGGCTGGAGGTGGTGCGGCTGTACCGCCCTGCCAGCCTGGGCGCGCTGCCCTGCCACGGCCCCGGGCAGAAGTGCCGCTCCTGGGGGTGGCGAGCCGTCCCCCGCTTCATCCTGGGCGTCCTCTGCCTCCTCTACTTCAGCTCCCTGCCCTTCGGCATCTACCTCCTGCTCATCGAGCACCACAGCCTGGGCATCGTCCTGGTCAGCCTCGTGccctccaccctcctcctctgCATCGTCTACAGCCTCTGCCAGTGTCTGTGCCGGGAGGTCTTTGGGTTCCCCCACTCCTGA